A genome region from bacterium Unc6 includes the following:
- a CDS encoding NAD(P)H-hydrate dehydratase, whose product MKPLSFDFLKRKKDTHKKDYGHILIISGSTCYTGAVYLCSQGALRSGAGLVTLAVPSSVHPIIASRVIEATTLPVSDKQGSFTLSSKKKIFNFIKNIDSVVIGPGISRAKNTQKFVLGLLSKINIPVVIDADALYPLKKHRDIIASRKHPTVLTPHPGEMSQLTGMSVELIQKDRVGISKSIAERWNCIVVLKGHRTVCTDGNNIYINNTGNPGMASGGTGDVLSGIIGAFLGMKIQAYEASCCAVYIHGLAADMAVKKVGMTSLLAGDIISYLPQAFLESSKIPGQVKGRPCET is encoded by the coding sequence TTGAAGCCTTTATCTTTCGATTTTTTAAAAAGAAAAAAAGATACTCATAAGAAAGATTACGGGCATATACTTATTATTTCTGGTTCAACCTGCTATACAGGTGCGGTATATTTGTGTTCACAGGGGGCTCTGCGTTCAGGTGCAGGGCTTGTAACACTTGCAGTTCCTTCTTCTGTCCATCCAATAATTGCATCCCGGGTTATAGAGGCTACCACTTTACCTGTTTCCGATAAACAGGGAAGTTTTACTCTGTCATCTAAAAAAAAGATTTTTAATTTTATAAAAAACATTGATAGTGTTGTTATAGGGCCAGGTATTTCAAGAGCAAAAAATACACAGAAATTTGTTTTAGGCTTGTTAAGTAAAATTAACATTCCGGTAGTTATAGATGCAGATGCGCTTTACCCTTTAAAAAAACACCGGGATATTATTGCCTCAAGAAAACATCCAACAGTATTAACTCCCCATCCTGGTGAGATGTCACAACTTACGGGCATGTCTGTTGAATTAATACAAAAAGACAGGGTTGGAATTTCAAAATCCATTGCTGAAAGATGGAATTGTATAGTTGTTTTGAAAGGGCACAGAACAGTCTGCACGGATGGAAATAATATTTATATAAATAATACCGGTAATCCCGGAATGGCATCAGGGGGAACAGGAGATGTATTAAGCGGTATAATCGGGGCATTCCTTGGAATGAAAATACAAGCCTATGAGGCGAGCTGTTGTGCTGTTTATATCCACGGGCTTGCAGCAGATATGGCGGTAAAAAAGGTTGGTATGACATCACTCCTTGCTGGCGATATAATTTCATACCTACCGCAGGCATTTTTAGAAAGTTCAAAAATCCCCGGACAGGTTAAGGGCAGGCCCTGTGAAACTTAA
- a CDS encoding holo-[acyl-carrier-protein] synthase encodes MILGVGIDIVSVPRFLKVWKKWGTKFLEKIFTQDEIRYCLFKSCPEEHLAARFAAKESVLKALSEKRFDYALVWKNVEIVKESSGRPNIKLNSKKNLSGFKQDEDILHLSISHCKEYAIAGAIFERKE; translated from the coding sequence ATGATACTTGGAGTTGGAATAGATATAGTAAGTGTTCCCCGTTTTTTGAAGGTCTGGAAAAAATGGGGAACGAAGTTTTTAGAAAAAATATTTACGCAAGACGAAATAAGATACTGTCTTTTTAAAAGTTGCCCAGAAGAACATCTTGCAGCACGTTTTGCAGCAAAAGAATCTGTTCTTAAAGCACTTTCAGAAAAAAGGTTTGATTATGCACTTGTTTGGAAAAATGTAGAGATTGTGAAAGAATCTTCAGGCAGACCGAACATAAAGCTAAATAGTAAAAAAAATTTATCAGGGTTTAAACAAGATGAAGATATACTGCATTTAAGTATTTCTCATTGCAAAGAATACGCTATTGCAGGTGCTATCTTTGAAAGAAAGGAATAA